Proteins encoded within one genomic window of Pygocentrus nattereri isolate fPygNat1 chromosome 7, fPygNat1.pri, whole genome shotgun sequence:
- the sdr42e1 gene encoding short-chain dehydrogenase/reductase family 42E member 1 isoform X2, whose protein sequence is MNTNLAAHTYVVTGGGGYFGFRLACTLRNESSRILLFDVRPPSAVLPEGVEFVQGDVRDYAQVEKVLQGADCVFHAASYGMSGREQLNKKLIEEVNVQGTENVLQACVALGVPRLVYTSTFNVVFGGQVIRNGDETLPYLPLHLHPDHYSRTKSLAEMRVLKANGSPLADGCRILRTCALRPAGIYGPGEERHLPRIVGYIENGLFKFVYGDPDSLVEFVHVDNLVSAHVLAAEALTEKGQHCAAGQAYFISDGRPVNNFEFFRPLVEGLGYSFPKLRLPISLIYFFAFLTEMVHSVVGRVYNFQPLLTRTEVYKTGVTHYFSMDKAKAELGYDPRVYDLKEVVEWFRSRGHGRKHAASPVKKLILDALLFLIVGALILSFLPVVGQ, encoded by the coding sequence TCTTGCTTGCACCCTCCGCAATGAATCGTCCCGAATCCTCCTGTTTGATGTGAGGCCTCCAAGCGCGGTGTTGCCTGAAGGTGTGGAGTTTGTTCAGGGTGATGTGCGGGACTACGCTCAGGTGGAGAAGGTTCTGCAAGGAGCGGACTGCGTCTTCCACGCCGCCTCCTATGGGATGTCGGGAAGGGAGCAGCTCAACAAGAAGCTCATCGAAGAGGTGAACGTTCAGGGAACTGAAAACGTCCTTCAGGCCTGCGTAGCTCTTGGGGTCCCACGGCTGGTGTACACCAGCACTTTCAACGTGGTCTTTGGTGGTCAGGTCATTAGGAATGGCGACGAGACGCTTCCCTACCTTCCCTTACATCTCCATCCAGACCACTACTCCAGGACCAAGTCGCTAGCAGAGATGCGGGTGCTAAAGGCCAACGGTTCACCGCTTGCAGATGGATGCAGGATCCTGCGGACTTGCGCTTTGCGTCCGGCTGGAATTTATGGCCCTGGGGAAGAGAGGCACCTTCCGAGGATTGTGGGATACATAGAGAACGGCCTCTTTAAGTTTGTCTATGGGGATCCTGACAGTCTGGTGGAATTCGTTCATGTTGATAACTTGGTTTCTGCGCATGTGCTAGCTGCAGAAGCACTCACGGAGAAAGGCCAGCACTGTGCTGCTGGACAAGCCTACTTTATTTCAGATGGCCGACCAGTCAACAACTTTGAGTTCTTCAGGCCACTAGTGGAGGGTCTGGGTTACTCTTTCCCCAAGTTACGCCTTCCAATATCTCTCATTTACTTCTTCGCATTCCTTACCGAGATGGTGCACAGCGTGGTCGGCCGTGTCTACAACTTCCAGCCCCTACTGACCCGTACTGAAGTCTACAAGACTGGGGTCACCCACTATTTCAGCATGGACAAAGCCAAGGCCGAGCTGGGCTATGACCCCAGAGTATATGACCTGAAGGAAGTGGTGGAGTGGTTCAGGAGCAGAGGACACGGGAGAAAGCATGCTGCTTCACCGGTGAAGAAACTGATCCTCGATGCGTTGTTGTTTCTTATCGTTGGTGCATTAATCCTGTCCTTTCTGCCAGTCGTGGGGCAATAA
- the sdr42e1 gene encoding short-chain dehydrogenase/reductase family 42E member 1 isoform X1: protein MRPLASQQHLFTMNTNLAAHTYVVTGGGGYFGFRLACTLRNESSRILLFDVRPPSAVLPEGVEFVQGDVRDYAQVEKVLQGADCVFHAASYGMSGREQLNKKLIEEVNVQGTENVLQACVALGVPRLVYTSTFNVVFGGQVIRNGDETLPYLPLHLHPDHYSRTKSLAEMRVLKANGSPLADGCRILRTCALRPAGIYGPGEERHLPRIVGYIENGLFKFVYGDPDSLVEFVHVDNLVSAHVLAAEALTEKGQHCAAGQAYFISDGRPVNNFEFFRPLVEGLGYSFPKLRLPISLIYFFAFLTEMVHSVVGRVYNFQPLLTRTEVYKTGVTHYFSMDKAKAELGYDPRVYDLKEVVEWFRSRGHGRKHAASPVKKLILDALLFLIVGALILSFLPVVGQ from the coding sequence TCTTGCTTGCACCCTCCGCAATGAATCGTCCCGAATCCTCCTGTTTGATGTGAGGCCTCCAAGCGCGGTGTTGCCTGAAGGTGTGGAGTTTGTTCAGGGTGATGTGCGGGACTACGCTCAGGTGGAGAAGGTTCTGCAAGGAGCGGACTGCGTCTTCCACGCCGCCTCCTATGGGATGTCGGGAAGGGAGCAGCTCAACAAGAAGCTCATCGAAGAGGTGAACGTTCAGGGAACTGAAAACGTCCTTCAGGCCTGCGTAGCTCTTGGGGTCCCACGGCTGGTGTACACCAGCACTTTCAACGTGGTCTTTGGTGGTCAGGTCATTAGGAATGGCGACGAGACGCTTCCCTACCTTCCCTTACATCTCCATCCAGACCACTACTCCAGGACCAAGTCGCTAGCAGAGATGCGGGTGCTAAAGGCCAACGGTTCACCGCTTGCAGATGGATGCAGGATCCTGCGGACTTGCGCTTTGCGTCCGGCTGGAATTTATGGCCCTGGGGAAGAGAGGCACCTTCCGAGGATTGTGGGATACATAGAGAACGGCCTCTTTAAGTTTGTCTATGGGGATCCTGACAGTCTGGTGGAATTCGTTCATGTTGATAACTTGGTTTCTGCGCATGTGCTAGCTGCAGAAGCACTCACGGAGAAAGGCCAGCACTGTGCTGCTGGACAAGCCTACTTTATTTCAGATGGCCGACCAGTCAACAACTTTGAGTTCTTCAGGCCACTAGTGGAGGGTCTGGGTTACTCTTTCCCCAAGTTACGCCTTCCAATATCTCTCATTTACTTCTTCGCATTCCTTACCGAGATGGTGCACAGCGTGGTCGGCCGTGTCTACAACTTCCAGCCCCTACTGACCCGTACTGAAGTCTACAAGACTGGGGTCACCCACTATTTCAGCATGGACAAAGCCAAGGCCGAGCTGGGCTATGACCCCAGAGTATATGACCTGAAGGAAGTGGTGGAGTGGTTCAGGAGCAGAGGACACGGGAGAAAGCATGCTGCTTCACCGGTGAAGAAACTGATCCTCGATGCGTTGTTGTTTCTTATCGTTGGTGCATTAATCCTGTCCTTTCTGCCAGTCGTGGGGCAATAA